A section of the bacterium genome encodes:
- a CDS encoding choice-of-anchor Q domain-containing protein: MKKIYLFLILLLKISFSEVYYVSINGSDENPGTKEKPFRTIQKAANVVNPGDTVLVLPGEYNEKVNILKSGQPEKYIKFKGEGKVEEIKTISFQIGGWAPRKANYIIIENFYLSGGVSISGDYNIVQNCILEGYGVSISFHPTSHPDSTGCIVRNNIMRNFGKVVLNCTGTKSSNCIFENNVIYNGEGDVWRIFGKGHIIRNNEVYDLRETGWHADFFQIYDNNREISYDILVENNYFHDSTGSIAMLLSYGYSDLRDWTFRNNIFYNIGGVAQIGIPGVKFYNNTFVNCGRNTAGPLLFRYYEKKGEFEVGGHRARIFNNIFIGGGSYPDSDEIGWYHFADKPKEEIKDFQADFNYVTKTKDANYAPKNEFSKVEKNGINGGDPKFVNFEKKDFHLLPDSPAIDRGTEIKDWIDPKDKDGIKRPSGSKWDIGAYEFEKN; this comes from the coding sequence ATGAAAAAGATTTATTTATTTTTAATATTACTTTTAAAAATTTCTTTTTCAGAGGTATATTATGTAAGTATCAATGGAAGTGACGAAAACCCTGGTACAAAAGAAAAACCGTTCAGGACAATTCAAAAAGCAGCAAATGTTGTTAATCCCGGTGATACAGTTTTAGTTTTACCCGGTGAATATAATGAAAAAGTGAATATTTTAAAAAGTGGACAACCTGAAAAATATATTAAATTTAAAGGAGAAGGAAAGGTTGAAGAAATCAAAACCATAAGTTTTCAAATTGGAGGATGGGCTCCAAGAAAAGCAAACTACATAATTATTGAAAACTTTTATTTATCAGGAGGAGTGAGTATTTCAGGAGATTATAATATTGTTCAGAACTGTATTTTAGAAGGTTATGGAGTTAGCATTTCATTTCATCCAACTTCTCATCCTGATTCAACAGGTTGTATAGTCAGAAATAATATTATGAGGAATTTTGGAAAGGTTGTTTTAAATTGTACTGGAACAAAATCAAGTAATTGTATTTTTGAAAATAATGTTATTTATAATGGAGAAGGAGATGTGTGGAGAATTTTTGGTAAAGGACATATAATAAGGAATAATGAAGTTTATGATTTAAGAGAAACCGGCTGGCATGCTGACTTTTTTCAGATATATGATAACAACAGAGAAATTTCTTATGATATTCTTGTTGAAAATAATTATTTCCATGACTCTACAGGTTCTATTGCTATGCTTTTAAGTTATGGATATTCAGATTTAAGGGACTGGACTTTCAGAAATAATATTTTTTACAATATAGGAGGAGTTGCACAGATTGGTATTCCAGGAGTTAAATTCTATAACAATACTTTTGTAAACTGTGGAAGAAATACAGCAGGACCGTTACTTTTCAGATATTATGAAAAAAAGGGTGAATTTGAGGTGGGAGGTCATCGGGCAAGAATTTTCAATAACATTTTTATTGGAGGAGGGTCTTATCCTGACAGTGACGAAATTGGATGGTATCATTTTGCTGATAAACCAAAGGAAGAAATAAAGGATTTTCAGGCAGATTTTAATTATGTGACAAAGACAAAAGATGCAAATTATGCTCCTAAAAATGAATTTTCAAAAGTTGAAAAAAATGGAATAAATGGAGGAGACCCTAAATTTGTAAATTTTGAAAAAAAGGATTTTCATCTTCTTCCAGATAGTCCAGCAATTGATAGAGGAACTGAAATAAAGGACTGGATAGACCCAAAAGAT
- a CDS encoding helix-turn-helix domain-containing protein — translation MVELNTAIEIKFIHLSFETGIEAPHFHEENQLLFFISGKGIETVENKKYKILPGTFILIPEKRVHFFKSTLNKPAEILSLRFKLGQKIADETFTDFFKKTYIYRGGKENIKTIKKMIPSIINGKPNFSFLLKILNMIFETSTKTPEKTTEYMEKLEKYIEENIGSEIKIKKTAEYLGISEVYVRKLVKKIYDISFTKFVNIKKIEYASKLLVETKLPVSKIAGMCGFYDFNYFSRVFKKIKRVSPVKFRKSYL, via the coding sequence ATGGTAGAACTTAATACAGCAATTGAAATTAAATTCATCCATTTAAGTTTTGAAACAGGAATTGAAGCACCTCATTTTCATGAAGAAAATCAATTACTTTTTTTTATCTCAGGCAAAGGGATTGAAACTGTTGAAAATAAAAAATATAAAATATTACCGGGTACCTTCATACTTATTCCAGAAAAAAGGGTTCATTTTTTTAAATCTACTTTAAATAAACCTGCTGAAATTTTATCTTTGAGATTTAAATTGGGTCAGAAAATTGCAGATGAAACATTTACTGATTTTTTTAAAAAAACATATATTTACAGAGGGGGGAAAGAAAATATTAAAACAATAAAAAAAATGATACCCTCTATAATTAATGGTAAACCAAATTTTTCTTTTCTTTTAAAAATTTTGAATATGATTTTTGAAACCTCAACTAAAACTCCTGAAAAAACAACTGAATACATGGAAAAATTAGAGAAATACATTGAAGAAAATATAGGGAGTGAGATTAAAATAAAGAAAACTGCAGAATATCTTGGAATTTCAGAGGTTTATGTGAGAAAACTTGTAAAGAAAATTTATGATATAAGTTTTACAAAATTTGTAAATATTAAAAAAATTGAATATGCTTCTAAATTACTTGTTGAGACAAAACTTCCTGTTTCAAAAATAGCCGGAATGTGTGGGTTTTATGATTTTAATTATTTTTCAAGAGTTTTTAAAAAAATTAAAAGAGTATCACCTGTTAAATTCAGAAAAAGTTATCTTTAA
- a CDS encoding anaerobic sulfatase maturase — protein sequence MDKIELLVKPTSYLCNLDCSYCFYKKTKQIYPEAKIMDLKTLEFFIKKFMDYSEGKNIFFCWQGGEPLIAGIEFYYNVVEFQKKYGKTGQIVGNTIQTNGILIDDKWIEFFKRYNVFVGISLDGPEEIHNFYRGYKDGKKTFKKVMENINKLERNGVQFNILSTIGEETGKYPEKIFEFFVKKGFKYLQFIPATDRKKDKISKFSITPSTYSNFLCRIFDLWWNNGFPYVSIRFFDNIIEIIKGIEPSACTLKKRCGEYLVVEHNGDVYPCDFFVNTDFKLGNIFFDELDIIYEKLKKFGAMKEIQIEKCKKCEWNFICNNGCLWHRYVKNGKLDGTDYFCFAYRKFFTYSFEKFKIISERVKLF from the coding sequence ATGGATAAAATTGAACTTCTTGTTAAACCAACTTCTTATCTATGTAATCTTGACTGTTCTTACTGCTTTTACAAAAAAACAAAACAGATATATCCAGAAGCAAAGATAATGGATTTAAAAACACTTGAATTTTTTATAAAAAAATTTATGGATTATTCTGAAGGAAAAAATATATTTTTCTGCTGGCAGGGTGGAGAACCTTTAATTGCAGGAATTGAGTTTTATTATAATGTTGTTGAATTTCAGAAAAAATATGGTAAAACAGGACAAATAGTTGGAAATACAATTCAAACAAACGGGATTTTGATAGATGATAAGTGGATTGAATTTTTTAAAAGATATAATGTTTTTGTTGGTATAAGTTTAGATGGACCTGAAGAAATACATAATTTTTACAGAGGATATAAAGATGGAAAAAAAACATTTAAAAAAGTGATGGAAAATATAAATAAACTGGAAAGAAATGGAGTTCAGTTTAATATCCTTTCCACAATTGGAGAAGAAACAGGTAAATACCCTGAAAAGATTTTTGAATTTTTTGTTAAAAAGGGTTTTAAATATTTACAGTTTATACCTGCAACAGATAGAAAAAAAGATAAAATAAGTAAATTTTCAATAACTCCTTCAACATATTCAAATTTTTTATGCAGGATTTTTGATTTATGGTGGAATAATGGTTTTCCTTATGTTTCAATTAGGTTTTTTGATAATATTATTGAGATTATAAAAGGAATTGAACCATCTGCTTGTACTTTAAAGAAAAGATGTGGAGAATATCTTGTTGTTGAACATAATGGAGATGTTTATCCATGTGATTTTTTTGTAAATACTGATTTTAAACTTGGAAATATTTTTTTTGATGAACTTGATATAATATATGAAAAACTCAAAAAATTTGGTGCAATGAAAGAAATACAGATAGAAAAATGCAAAAAATGTGAATGGAATTTTATATGCAATAATGGATGTCTCTGGCATAGGTATGTAAAAAATGGGAAACTGGATGGAACTGATTATTTTTGTTTTGCTTATAGGAAATTTTTTACATATTCTTTTGAAAAGTTTAAAATTATATCAGAAAGGGTTAAACTTTTTTGA
- a CDS encoding right-handed parallel beta-helix repeat-containing protein translates to MVKKIFLILFMFIFCLEAETIWVDCSSKKDKETGTKEFPFKKISDAIKISKEGDEIIIKQGIYRETVQPKSGIKIKGEGRVIISGYEKIKGWEKFEKNIWKTYLNREIDELFIENKRIEIARYPEKNWFKVEKFEEKGDIYRIYNSEIKNLKDVKNFEVRILNSTVNGFFTCPVINFNKEEGFFEFAKQPYLKLTEKDLFYLQHSPNFITSPGQWAIEKENDRYVVYIWPQNEKELNFIETTGKEDRILILSRVKNVEIDGIEICGSNTNGLWIDNSENITIKNCIIYNNKNVGLYVNRSKNTKIMKNIVLFNGNGISVGNSSDIEILNNEIAFNNIDGLIVSWNSENVLVKGNYIHHHILYGHPDNMQTYRNVKNLKIEDNLLICGGQSIMMEETYDVELKNNIIMGAGAYSLIFGHQNTDNVKMYFNTVVLSQYGSISFTGKKYDVKGNIFITGHPGAIYGINVNEYEGDYNIFWNCEIQNPTVIAASGKWYKLSQFEVYKKDTQKDLNSLYSNPMFKNFPKSFHIVEPTLSDEEKICIVSQTDLINEGDFVEINFDGIPRKVIAKEGKYIKISPKLEKVPFRIVMVCNWGRNDNFEYNFEFKDESPVKKVLYENQTPGSKINFKNIKNYDFDGDGKRDLPLLSEDLDKVYNEKMKKTYLGGEIEKKWK, encoded by the coding sequence ATGGTCAAAAAAATTTTTTTAATTCTTTTTATGTTTATTTTTTGTTTAGAAGCAGAAACAATCTGGGTTGATTGTAGTTCCAAGAAGGATAAAGAAACAGGGACAAAAGAATTTCCTTTCAAGAAAATATCAGATGCAATAAAAATATCAAAAGAAGGAGATGAGATTATAATTAAACAGGGGATTTATAGAGAAACTGTTCAACCAAAATCAGGAATTAAAATAAAGGGTGAGGGAAGAGTTATAATTTCTGGTTATGAAAAAATTAAAGGATGGGAAAAGTTTGAAAAAAATATCTGGAAAACATATCTGAACAGAGAAATTGATGAATTATTCATAGAAAATAAGAGAATTGAAATTGCAAGATATCCAGAAAAAAACTGGTTTAAAGTTGAGAAATTTGAAGAAAAAGGTGATATTTACAGAATTTATAATTCTGAAATAAAAAATTTAAAAGATGTGAAAAATTTTGAAGTAAGAATTCTCAATTCAACAGTCAACGGTTTTTTCACATGTCCTGTAATAAATTTTAATAAAGAAGAAGGTTTTTTTGAATTTGCAAAACAACCATATCTGAAATTAACTGAAAAGGATTTATTTTATCTTCAGCATAGTCCAAATTTTATTACTTCACCCGGTCAGTGGGCAATTGAAAAAGAAAATGATAGATATGTTGTTTATATTTGGCCTCAAAATGAAAAGGAACTGAATTTTATTGAAACAACGGGAAAAGAAGATAGAATTTTAATTTTGAGCAGAGTAAAAAATGTTGAAATTGATGGAATTGAAATATGTGGAAGTAATACAAATGGCTTATGGATTGATAACAGTGAAAATATAACCATTAAAAACTGCATTATATATAACAATAAAAATGTTGGCTTATATGTTAACAGAAGCAAAAATACAAAAATAATGAAAAATATAGTACTTTTTAATGGTAATGGTATATCAGTCGGAAATTCTTCTGATATTGAAATTTTAAATAATGAGATTGCTTTCAACAATATTGATGGTCTGATTGTTTCATGGAATTCAGAAAATGTTTTGGTAAAGGGAAACTACATTCACCATCATATTCTTTATGGACATCCTGATAATATGCAGACATACAGAAATGTAAAGAATTTAAAAATTGAAGATAATTTACTTATTTGTGGAGGACAGTCCATAATGATGGAGGAAACATATGATGTTGAATTAAAAAATAATATAATTATGGGGGCAGGTGCATACTCTTTAATTTTTGGGCATCAGAATACAGATAATGTGAAAATGTATTTTAATACTGTAGTTCTTTCTCAATATGGAAGTATTAGTTTTACAGGAAAAAAATATGATGTTAAGGGAAATATCTTTATTACAGGTCATCCAGGTGCTATTTATGGAATTAATGTAAATGAATATGAAGGTGATTATAATATTTTCTGGAATTGTGAAATACAGAATCCAACTGTTATTGCAGCATCAGGCAAATGGTATAAATTAAGTCAATTTGAAGTATATAAAAAAGATACTCAGAAAGATTTAAATTCTTTATATTCCAATCCAATGTTTAAAAATTTTCCAAAGTCCTTTCATATTGTTGAACCAACTCTATCAGATGAAGAAAAAATTTGTATAGTAAGTCAGACAGATTTAATAAATGAAGGAGATTTTGTAGAGATTAATTTTGACGGAATACCCAGAAAAGTGATTGCAAAAGAAGGAAAATACATTAAAATTTCTCCAAAACTTGAAAAAGTCCCTTTCAGAATTGTGATGGTCTGCAACTGGGGAAGAAATGATAATTTTGAGTATAATTTTGAGTTTAAAGATGAAAGCCCTGTAAAAAAAGTTCTTTATGAAAATCAAACTCCTGGAAGTAAAATAAATTTTAAGAATATAAAAAATTATGATTTTGATGGAGACGGGAAAAGAGATTTACCGTTGTTATCAGAAGACCTGGATAAAGTTTATAATGAAAAAATGAAAAAAACATATTTAGGAGGTGAAATAGAAAAGAAATGGAAGTAA
- a CDS encoding neutral/alkaline non-lysosomal ceramidase N-terminal domain-containing protein, which yields MGLKIGTFKEKLKIEEGSKLAGYPNTETRFCKGSKGDIEANGIILKNDKNFGCLVSLDILGIELPFTEKIREKVEKEFKIPFDNIMICCTHTHSSVITVGRKFGADKEFLNEIERKILKGIEDGFKNIEEVNLKWTKTEVDISHNRRVVIDGKAKNEWQDIEKKHTGIVDEEVICIGFFKKNGDLKSLIVNYACHPVVLGPSNYYASADFVGYLRSFLENNLNLENLVYITGASGNINPRICITDNFEVAKKTGETIGEQILKCKENFHNLEVNDFHFDRKKVVFIKKDGTGILETEMQILKIGEKIIFITLPGEPVVEIGLDIKKKSKYPVTIVAGYTNDYIGYISTDKILSEGGHEANSCPVKEVEKTIKEIVKNYMKNGRT from the coding sequence ATGGGACTTAAAATAGGTACATTTAAGGAAAAACTTAAAATAGAAGAAGGAAGTAAACTTGCAGGTTATCCGAATACAGAAACAAGATTTTGCAAAGGAAGCAAAGGAGATATTGAAGCAAATGGAATAATTTTGAAAAATGATAAAAATTTTGGTTGTTTAGTTTCTCTTGATATTCTCGGGATAGAACTTCCCTTTACTGAAAAAATCAGGGAGAAAGTTGAAAAAGAATTTAAAATACCTTTTGATAATATAATGATTTGCTGTACACATACTCATTCAAGTGTTATCACAGTTGGTAGAAAATTTGGAGCAGATAAGGAGTTTTTAAATGAAATTGAAAGAAAGATATTAAAGGGTATTGAAGATGGATTTAAAAACATTGAAGAAGTTAATTTAAAATGGACAAAAACAGAAGTTGATATTTCTCATAATAGAAGAGTTGTTATAGATGGAAAAGCAAAAAATGAATGGCAGGATATTGAAAAAAAACATACAGGAATAGTTGATGAAGAAGTAATATGTATAGGATTTTTCAAAAAGAATGGGGATTTAAAAAGTTTAATTGTTAATTATGCATGCCATCCAGTTGTTTTAGGTCCTTCAAATTATTATGCAAGTGCCGATTTTGTGGGATATCTGAGAAGTTTCCTTGAAAATAATTTAAATCTTGAAAACCTCGTTTATATCACAGGAGCCAGTGGAAATATTAATCCGAGGATATGTATTACCGATAATTTTGAAGTTGCGAAAAAGACAGGTGAAACTATTGGAGAACAGATTTTAAAGTGTAAAGAAAATTTTCATAATCTTGAGGTAAATGATTTTCACTTTGATAGAAAAAAGGTAGTATTTATAAAAAAAGATGGAACAGGAATTTTAGAGACAGAAATGCAGATATTAAAAATAGGAGAAAAAATCATCTTTATTACATTACCAGGGGAACCTGTTGTAGAAATAGGGCTTGATATAAAGAAAAAATCAAAATACCCTGTCACAATTGTTGCAGGTTATACAAACGATTATATTGGTTATATCTCTACAGACAAAATACTCTCTGAAGGAGGACATGAAGCAAATAGTTGTCCTGTGAAAGAAGTTGAAAAAACAATAAAAGAAATTGTAAAGAATTATATGAAAAATGGTAGAACTTAA
- a CDS encoding sulfatase: MKKLNILFILIDDLGWKDLSIYGSEFYETPNIDKIAEEGIIFTNAYSASPVCSPTRASIQTGKYPARLGITNYIGGRDRGKLLPPENLEYLPFEEETIAKYLKKFGYKTYYIGKWHLGDRPYFPENHGYDKNIGGCSWGMPHYGYFSPYKIPTLEDGPEGEYLTDRLTDEAVKIIKETEEPFFMFLSHYAVHVPIQVPEKYIQKYREKAKKLKLDKINPFIEGENFPCEHKKHLKIIRRIIQSDPFYAGMIENLDENIGRVIETLKETGKYENTVIIFTSDNGGLSTAEGSPTCNLPLREGKGWIEEGGIRVSLIMRIPGIKKQKCDFPVVSTDFYPTILDITGLPLSPHQHKDGISILPVLRGEDLKRNGLFFHWPHYGNQGGTPSSSVIYDNWKLIYSYEYEKYLLFNLNEDREEKNDLTDKKTKEFKLLKELLDHYLKDTKAKLPVKNG, from the coding sequence ATGAAAAAATTAAATATTCTTTTTATTTTAATTGATGACCTTGGATGGAAGGATTTAAGTATTTATGGCAGTGAATTTTATGAAACACCAAATATTGATAAAATTGCGGAAGAAGGAATTATATTTACAAATGCTTATTCAGCAAGTCCTGTATGTTCTCCTACAAGAGCAAGTATCCAGACAGGTAAATATCCTGCAAGATTAGGTATAACAAACTATATCGGAGGAAGGGATAGAGGAAAACTTTTACCACCTGAAAATCTTGAGTATTTACCATTTGAAGAAGAGACAATTGCAAAATATTTAAAAAAATTTGGATATAAAACTTATTATATAGGAAAATGGCACCTTGGAGATAGACCATATTTTCCTGAAAATCATGGATATGATAAAAATATAGGTGGTTGTTCCTGGGGAATGCCTCACTATGGATATTTCTCACCTTATAAAATTCCGACACTTGAAGATGGACCTGAAGGAGAATATTTAACAGACCGACTTACAGATGAAGCAGTAAAAATAATTAAAGAAACAGAAGAACCATTTTTTATGTTTTTATCCCATTATGCTGTTCATGTTCCAATTCAGGTTCCTGAAAAATATATCCAGAAATACAGAGAAAAGGCAAAGAAATTGAAACTTGATAAAATAAATCCTTTTATTGAAGGAGAAAATTTCCCATGCGAGCATAAGAAACATTTAAAGATAATAAGAAGGATAATTCAATCAGACCCTTTTTATGCTGGGATGATAGAAAATCTTGATGAAAATATAGGAAGAGTAATAGAAACATTGAAAGAAACAGGAAAATATGAAAATACAGTAATAATTTTTACATCAGATAATGGAGGACTTTCAACTGCTGAAGGTTCACCTACATGTAATTTACCTTTAAGAGAAGGAAAAGGATGGATTGAGGAAGGAGGAATAAGGGTTTCTTTAATAATGAGGATACCCGGAATAAAAAAACAAAAATGTGATTTTCCTGTAGTTTCAACTGATTTTTATCCGACAATACTTGATATAACTGGATTGCCTCTGTCTCCGCATCAGCATAAAGATGGGATAAGTATTTTACCTGTTTTAAGAGGAGAAGATTTAAAAAGAAATGGTCTTTTTTTTCACTGGCCACATTATGGAAATCAGGGTGGTACTCCTTCCTCTTCTGTGATTTACGATAACTGGAAACTCATATATTCTTATGAATATGAGAAGTATCTTCTTTTTAATCTAAATGAAGATAGAGAAGAAAAGAATGACCTTACGGATAAAAAAACAAAAGAATTTAAACTCTTAAAAGAACTCCTTGACCATTATCTGAAAGATACAAAAGCAAAATTACCTGTGAAAAATGGATAA